The Oscillospiraceae bacterium genome contains the following window.
GTGCTTACAACGCAGGGAATATACTGTATGAAATAGGGAGGTAAACGCTTATGTGGACACGCGAACTTTTAAAATCCAACGCCAAGCAGGCACTGCAGGGACGGTACTGGCGCAGCTTTTGGGTCTGCCTTGTGCTGAGCTTTGTCGGGCTGGGCGGGGCCAGTGCCAGCAGCGGCAGCGCGGCGCGGCAGACCGTGGATACCGCCGGTGGGGACACAGCCTCGATTTATGAGATGTTCAGCAACATCCCGGACAATATGCTTGCGGCACTCGCAGTCGGTGCGTTTATTGGTGCTATTATCAGCATCTGTTGGGTGCTGTTCGTCTTGTATCCGCTCAAGGTCGGCCGCTGCCGCTATTTTATGGAGAGCCGCCAATCCCTGACCCCGGCCTCCACCGTTGTCAGCACCTTCCGCCAGCCCTACGGCAACCCCATCATCGTGCAGCTGCTCACCAACTTAAAGGTTTTTCTGGGCTTCCTTCTGCTCATTGTGCCGGGAATTTATTGGGACTACTGCTACACGCTCGTACCTTATCTGCTGGCCGAAAATCCCTACATGTCCGCTACCCGCGCCATGGAGCTGAGCAAGGAAATGATGGAAGGCGAAAAGTGGAATTACTTCGTCCTGCAGCTGTCCTTCTTTGGCTGGCTGCTGCTCTGCGCGTTCACCTTCGGCATCGGCGGCTTCTTTCTGGAGCCGTACATGCAGGCCACCTATGCGGAGTTTTATGCCGCTATGCGCAGCAAGGCGCTGGCTGCAGGCATGACCACCACCGATGAGCTGGGCGGCTTTGTGCGCCACGATACCTTTTGAGCTTACTTAAAGAAACGCCGCGAAAACGGGCAGCTGCCTGTATTTCGCGGCGTTTTTTGCTGTATCGGCGCGCAGGATTTCACACTTCTTCAAACCATTCACGCAATTTTTTCACATTTTCAAATTATAATAGAAGCCTAGGCATCCCTGCACAATTTCTGCACTGCAGCAATGCCCTTGAACCCAAGTGATAAAGGAGAGTGCGCACTTTGATTGAGGTAGAGCATCTGACAAAGCGCTACGGCGGCCACACCGCGGTGGAGGATATCAGCTTCACCGTCGAGGACGGCTGCATTTACGGGCTGCTGGGTCCCAACGGGGCAGGCAAGTCCACCACGATGAATATCATAACCGGCTATATTTCCGCCACAGACGGCACCGTACGGATCGACGGCCATGATATTGCAGAGGAACCCGCTGAGGCTAAGGCCTGCATCGGCTATCTGCCGGAGCTGCCGCCGCTCTATCCGGAGATGACCACGCGGGAGTATCTGCTTTTTGTGGCCGAGCTGAAGGGCACCCGCAAAAAGGCAGACCGCATTGCGGCGGTAGAGCATGCCGCTGCCCGCGCGGGTCTGCAGGGGATGGAGCAGCGGCTCATCCGCAACCTTTCCAAGGGCTACCGCCAGCGTGTCGGCATTGCCGCTGCGCTGCTGGGCACACCCAAGGTCATCATTCTGGACGAGCCGACCGTCGGCCTTGACCCCGCGCAGATGATCGAGATCCGCTCTCTGATCCGGGATCTGGGCAAAACCCACACGGTCATTTTATCCAGCCATATTTTGAGCGAGGTGCAGTCCGTTTGTGATCGGGTGCTGATCATTGCCCACGGCAGGCTGGTAGCGCAGGGTACACCGGAGGAGCTGGCCGCCAGACTGACCGCGAAGGGAACCATCACCGCTACGGCTCAAGGCAGCCGGGAGGAGATCCTTGCGGCGGCGGGTACCGTGCCGGGCCTGACGAACTTGACCGTGACTGAGGAAAAGGACGGCGAGGTCAGCTTTACTGCCGTCAGCACCGAGGGCACCGACCTGCGCGGTGCGCTTTCACAGGCGTTGGCCGGGGCAGGCTGCCCGGTGCTGGACCTGCGCGCCGAGACGATGAGTCTGGAGGATGTATTCCTGCAGCTGACCGAGGCCCCGGAGACACAGCAGACCCCGCAGCAGGACCATACAAAGGAGGGTGACGAGCAATGACAGCTATTTTCAAGCGCGAATTCAAGAGCTGCTTTACCGGTATGATCGGCTGGGTCATTGCCGCCGTCAG
Protein-coding sequences here:
- a CDS encoding ABC transporter ATP-binding protein, which produces MIEVEHLTKRYGGHTAVEDISFTVEDGCIYGLLGPNGAGKSTTMNIITGYISATDGTVRIDGHDIAEEPAEAKACIGYLPELPPLYPEMTTREYLLFVAELKGTRKKADRIAAVEHAAARAGLQGMEQRLIRNLSKGYRQRVGIAAALLGTPKVIILDEPTVGLDPAQMIEIRSLIRDLGKTHTVILSSHILSEVQSVCDRVLIIAHGRLVAQGTPEELAARLTAKGTITATAQGSREEILAAAGTVPGLTNLTVTEEKDGEVSFTAVSTEGTDLRGALSQALAGAGCPVLDLRAETMSLEDVFLQLTEAPETQQTPQQDHTKEGDEQ
- a CDS encoding DUF975 family protein — encoded protein: MWTRELLKSNAKQALQGRYWRSFWVCLVLSFVGLGGASASSGSAARQTVDTAGGDTASIYEMFSNIPDNMLAALAVGAFIGAIISICWVLFVLYPLKVGRCRYFMESRQSLTPASTVVSTFRQPYGNPIIVQLLTNLKVFLGFLLLIVPGIYWDYCYTLVPYLLAENPYMSATRAMELSKEMMEGEKWNYFVLQLSFFGWLLLCAFTFGIGGFFLEPYMQATYAEFYAAMRSKALAAGMTTTDELGGFVRHDTF